A region of Arabidopsis thaliana chromosome 5, partial sequence DNA encodes the following proteins:
- a CDS encoding Ribosomal protein L25/Gln-tRNA synthetase, anti-codon-binding domain-containing protein (Ribosomal protein L25/Gln-tRNA synthetase, anti-codon-binding domain; FUNCTIONS IN: ligase activity, forming aminoacyl-tRNA and related compounds, glutamine-tRNA ligase activity, aminoacyl-tRNA ligase activity, nucleotide binding, ATP binding; INVOLVED IN: glutaminyl-tRNA aminoacylation, glutamyl-tRNA aminoacylation, translation, tRNA aminoacylation, tRNA aminoacylation for protein translation; LOCATED IN: cytoplasm; EXPRESSED IN: 6 plant structures; EXPRESSED DURING: LP.06 six leaves visible, 4 anthesis, petal differentiation and expansion stage, LP.08 eight leaves visible, D bilateral stage; CONTAINS InterPro DOMAIN/s: Glutamyl/glutaminyl-tRNA synthetase, class Ic (InterPro:IPR000924), Ribosomal protein L25/Gln-tRNA synthetase, beta-barrel domain (InterPro:IPR020056), Ribosomal protein L25/Gln-tRNA synthetase, anti-codon-binding domain (InterPro:IPR011035), Glutaminyl-tRNA synthetase, class Ic (InterPro:IPR004514), Glutamyl/glutaminyl-tRNA synthetase, class Ic, anti-codon binding domain (InterPro:IPR020059); BEST Arabidopsis thaliana protein match is: glutamine-tRNA ligase, putative / glutaminyl-tRNA synthetase, putative / GlnRS, putative (TAIR:AT1G25350.1); Has 1807 Blast hits to 1807 proteins in 277 species: Archae - 0; Bacteria - 0; Metazoa - 736; Fungi - 347; Plants - 385; Viruses - 0; Other Eukaryotes - 339 (source: NCBI BLink).), translating into MELDAKRWPDAPNDDPSAFYKVPLSRVIYMEQSDFQNEDSKNYYGLAPGKSVLLRYTFPIKCTNVVFADDTKTVCEIYVEYDPEKKIKPKGVLHWVPEYSPGKEPTKVEVCSFENLFNSENPAELNDDWLTDINPQLQSGYYTVDKDSIPGKLVFNRTVTLKDGYKKGGK; encoded by the exons ATGGAGCTTGATGCTAAAAGATGGCCTGATGCTCCGAATGATGATCCCTCAGCATTCTACAAG GTTCCGCTCTCTAGAGTTATATACATGGAGCAATCTGACTTCCAAAATGAGGATTCGAAAAATTATTATGGACTTGCCCCTGGTAAATCAGTCTTGCTTCG ATACACTTTCCCAATCAAGTGCACCAACGTTGTCTTTGCTGATGACACTAAAACTGTTTGTGAGATTTATGTGGAGTATGATCccgagaagaagataaagccAAAG GGTGTTCTACACTGGGTCCCTGAATATTCACCAGGAAAAGAGCCAACTAAGGTTGAAGTCTGTTCATTTGAGAACCTCTTTAACTCCGAG AACCCAGCTGAACTCAATGATGATTGGCTCACTGACATTAACCCCCAACTCCAAAGTG GTTATTACACGGTTGACAAAGACTCTATCCCGGGAAAGCTTGTGTTTAACCGGACGGTCACACTCAAAGATGGCTACAAGAAAGGTGGGAAATAG